In the genome of Sporanaerobacter acetigenes DSM 13106, the window TATTGGAATTTAGAAATATAAATCTATTTCTTTGAATAATAGTGTACATTCCTAATAAGTCAGTGGCATTGTCAAGATATTTAATTTTAATATTTGATTCTTTTGCAATTTTAAAAGGGTCATTAGTATCAAATTTACGAATTATTTTCCTTACTTGTTCATAAATTGATGAATTATTAGAATTCATATAACACCTCCAGGACAGAGCCTTACTTTTCATCCTTTTTATATCTCTTTGGGGTATATTTCTTATTTTCTAATTTTGCTTCAAAAAAGGCTTCTTGTAGTGCATCAAAAACTACTTTTTTATCATCTTCAGATAGTTCTCCACCTGCAAATAAAGCACGTGCATTATCAATAAGTTCTTGGGCTCCTTTCATACCACGGGAACCATATTTTTCACCAGCAGACAGGATAAAGTCATCTCCTTCTGTCAGTAAATAATTCACATCTACATTAAATTCTTCTGCAATTTTATGATATATTTTTCGGTATCTTGGCAATGTTTCCCCTAGTTCGTAGGATTTTAATGTTCGTAAAGAAACCCCAATACGATCAGCCATTTCTTGTTGGGTTAAGTTTTCTTGAGTTCTGATTTCTCTTAGTTTTTCACCGAAACTCATGGTGTCCTCCTCCTAAGGTGCAGTACACATGCACCAATTTTTTAAAAAACATCTTGACAAGTGTAATTAGAATACACTATAATCCAATTAAGGGCAATTGAATTACACCTATTATATAATGAACTGCACCATATGTCAAGAAAAATAGTTATGGGAAGGTATGCCATATTGGTGTAGAAAATCTGGGGTAATAATCTGAAAATGGGAGGGGATTAAAATAGATATTAATAACTTAAAATTTGAGCCATGTCAGGTTAAGGATGTTATAGGACTAAAAGGTTTTAAAGATAAACCTATGGTTAGTTTTGTTGCAAATGATAGTAAAGGAATACTTCCGCACGAAATACCAAATGGTAGTTTTATATTTGTAAGACCTGATGATGATTATAAAATTAATGATTTTATCGTAGTTTATAAAGAGAATAGCTCAAAGAAAGATTATAAGATAAAGAAAGCAGAAGAAAAAGAACCTTTATATTTTGGACGAATTATTATGATAGCAAAATCTTTTATTGAAGAAGACTTTTAGAAGAATAAATACTAGAGGATATAAATATGGAAGGGGAGCTCTTGATTGAATATTAATATTTCATGTCATAGGCCTGTCTTTTCAGATGATATCATTGGTTTCAATGGTTTTGAATTCAATAAATTAGTCTGCCTTATTGCTGATGGAAATTTACCACAGGGTATAGCGGACGGTTGTTTCCTATTTACAGAAGTAGGAACCTCTTTCAAAGAAGGTGATTTGATTATTACCAGAACTAAGAGTAAACCATATGAATATAAAATCAAATATGCAGAAGAGATAGAATCTGATTATTTTGGCAGGGTACTTATGGCAACTCAACTATTTGCCAAGGAGGAACCATGTGATGAATATCAGCGATTTACAAAATAAAATAGATATACCCTATGAAAGGGATAAAGAATTGGAGCATAATGTAAAAATATTATTAAATCTTTATAGGAAAGTAAATTTTAGGGTAGAGGAAAGAATACAAAATTTAGAATTAGAAACATATGAGTCAAGAAGAAAGCATCTAGAAGAATTAGTAATTTCTATACTAGAAATGGATGCTACAATGAATTATGAAAAGTTTGAGGACCAACTTATTAGCATAAATGAAAGTTTGTTTTTATTGCAGATTATGGACAAGGCCTTAGAAAGATTAAAGAATTATCCTGACAATGGTAAATTATATGGAACTATCTTAGAGTTAAGATTTTTTGTTAAAGAAATCTATAGCCATGATATTATTATGAGTAAGGTAAATATGTCTAGATCATCATATTATAGGCATTTACCAAGGGCAATTCAATCTTATGGTGTAATGTTATTTGGATAT includes:
- a CDS encoding helix-turn-helix domain-containing protein; its protein translation is MSFGEKLREIRTQENLTQQEMADRIGVSLRTLKSYELGETLPRYRKIYHKIAEEFNVDVNYLLTEGDDFILSAGEKYGSRGMKGAQELIDNARALFAGGELSEDDKKVVFDALQEAFFEAKLENKKYTPKRYKKDEK